A genomic segment from Pseudorca crassidens isolate mPseCra1 chromosome 4, mPseCra1.hap1, whole genome shotgun sequence encodes:
- the CCKAR gene encoding cholecystokinin receptor type A has product MDVDSLLLNGSNTTPPCKLGIENETLFCLDQPHASKEWQPAVQILLYSLIFLLSVLGNTLVITVLIRNKRMRTVTNIFLLSLAVSDLMLCLFCMPFNLIPNLLKDFIFGSAVCKTTTYFMGTSVSVSTFNLVAISLERYGAICKPLQSRVWQTKSHALKVIAATWCLSFTIMTPYPIYSNLVPFTKNNNQTANMCRFLLPNDVMQQSWHTFLLLILFLIPGIVMMVAYGLISLELYQGIKFDASQKKSARERKPSPGSSGRYEASDGCYLQRSKHPGKLELQQLSSSGGGRLSRIRSSSPAANLMAKKRVIRMLMVIVVLFFLCWMPIFSANAWRAFDTASAERRLSGTPISFILLLSYTSSCVNPIIYCFMNQRFRLGFMATFPCCPNPGPPGARGEAGEEVESRTTRASLFRRSYSHASASAPPP; this is encoded by the exons ATGGATGTGGACAGCCTTCTCTTGAATGGAAGCAACACGACGCCTCCCTGCAAACTGGGGATCGAAAACGAGACGCTTTTCTGCTTGGATCAGCCCCATGCCTCCAAAG AGTGGCAGCCAGCCGTGCAGATTCTCTTGTACTCCTTGATATTCCTGCTCAGTGTGCTGGGAAACACGCTGGTCATTACAGTGCTGATTCGGAACAAGAGGATGAGAACGGTCACCAACATCTTCCTGCTCTCCCTGGCTGTCAGTGACCTCATGCTCTGCCTCTTCTGCATGCCGTTCAACCTCATCCCCAACCTGCTCAAGGATTTCATCTTTGGGAGCGCTGTCTGCAAGACCACCACCTACTTCATGG GCACCTCTGTGAGTGTCTCCACCTTTAATCTGGTAGCCATATCGCTGGAGAGATATGGTGCAATTTGCAAACCCTTACAGTCCCGCGTCTGGCAGACAAAATCCCACGCTTTGAAGGTGATTGCCGCTACCTGGTGCCTCTCCTTTACCATCATGACTCCGTACCCGATTTATAGCAACTTGGTGCCTTTTACCAAAAATAACAATCAGACCGCGAACATGTGCCGCTTTCTACTGCCAAATGATGTCATGCAGCAGTCCTG gcaCACCTTCCTGTTACTCATCCTCTTTCTTATTCCTGGAATTGTGATGATGGTGGCATATGGATTAATCTCTCTGGAACTTTACCAGGGTATAAAATTTGATGCTAGCCAGAAGAAGTCTGCTCGAG AAAGGAAGCCGAGCCCCGGCAGCAGCGGCAGATACGAGGCCAGCGATGGGTGTTACCTGCAGAGGTCCAAGCACCCAGGGaagctggagctgcagcagctgtccagcagcggcggcggcaggcTCAGCCGCATCAGGAGCAGCAGCCCCGCAGCCAACCTGATGGCCAAGAAGCGGGTGATCCGCATGCTCATGGTCATCGTggttctcttcttcctctgctggATGCCCATCTTCAGCGCCAACGCCTGGCGGGCCTTTGACACCGCCTCTGCAGAGCGCCGCCTCTCCGGGACCCCCATCTCCTTCATCCTCTTGCTCTCCTACACCTCCTCCTGCGTCAACCCCATCATCTACTGCTTCATGAACCAGCGGTTCCGCCTCGGCTTCATGGCCACGTTCCCCTGCTGCCCCAACCCTGGTCCCCCAGGAGCGagaggggaggcgggggaggaggTGGAGAGCAGGACCACCCGGGCCTCTCTGTTCAGGCGCTCGTACAGCCACGCCAGCGCCTCTGCCCCGCCCCCATGA